From a region of the bacterium genome:
- a CDS encoding sugar porter family MFS transporter: protein MKNKRYVIYSAIVAALGGLLFGFDTAVISGTTGWLEKVFELSSFWLGFTVASALIGTIIGAIMIGRPADKYGRRNILFVVAVLYFISAFGSALAWDWYSFLFFRFIGGLGVGGASVVSPMYIAEISPAKYRGRLVAVTQFNIVLGILLAFFSNFIIAGLNLGDVEWRWMFGVEAVPAIAFFFLLFNNQLSPRWLVTKGRLDEAKIVLEKCGSDTGNVDDEILEIKTSLGIEHSSLQEKLLSKKYIKPILLAVSIAMFNQLSGINAILYYAPRIFKMAGAGSESALLQAVAVGGINLIMTMIALAVIDNFGRKKLMLIGSVGYILSLGSTAWAFHTYDTEFTATGGVVVLISLLVFIAAHAFGQGAVIWVFISEIFPNRVRARGQALGSFVHWVMNAVIAWTFPIFAEISGGHIFAFYALCMVGQLVWVIYVMPETKGISLEQIQKKLGIK, encoded by the coding sequence ATGAAGAACAAAAGATATGTTATTTACAGTGCGATAGTTGCCGCTCTCGGCGGGCTGCTTTTTGGTTTTGATACAGCCGTTATTTCCGGAACCACAGGCTGGCTTGAAAAAGTTTTTGAGCTTTCTTCCTTCTGGCTTGGATTTACGGTTGCCAGTGCTCTGATAGGAACAATAATAGGTGCTATTATGATCGGAAGACCTGCCGATAAATATGGGCGGCGCAATATACTTTTTGTCGTGGCTGTATTATATTTTATCTCGGCGTTTGGAAGCGCCCTGGCATGGGATTGGTATTCGTTTCTCTTCTTCCGTTTTATCGGGGGATTAGGCGTTGGTGGCGCATCTGTTGTATCGCCTATGTATATTGCAGAAATTTCTCCGGCAAAATACCGTGGCCGTCTGGTGGCTGTAACGCAATTTAATATTGTATTGGGAATACTTTTAGCGTTTTTTTCAAACTTTATTATTGCGGGCTTGAACTTGGGTGATGTAGAATGGCGTTGGATGTTTGGTGTAGAGGCAGTTCCGGCCATTGCTTTCTTTTTTCTTCTGTTCAACAATCAGCTCAGCCCGCGCTGGTTGGTAACTAAAGGCCGTTTGGATGAAGCAAAAATAGTGCTTGAAAAATGCGGTTCCGATACCGGCAACGTAGATGATGAAATTTTGGAAATAAAAACATCACTTGGTATTGAACATAGCAGTTTACAGGAAAAATTGTTAAGTAAAAAATATATTAAACCTATTTTGTTGGCCGTTTCTATTGCCATGTTCAATCAACTTTCCGGTATAAATGCAATTTTGTATTATGCCCCAAGAATATTCAAGATGGCCGGAGCCGGTTCAGAATCCGCCCTGCTTCAAGCTGTGGCGGTCGGCGGTATAAACTTAATTATGACAATGATAGCATTAGCAGTAATTGACAATTTTGGTCGCAAGAAACTTATGCTGATTGGTTCAGTTGGTTATATCTTGAGCTTAGGAAGTACCGCGTGGGCATTTCATACATACGATACTGAGTTTACAGCGACTGGAGGCGTGGTTGTGTTGATTAGCCTTCTTGTATTTATTGCTGCTCATGCTTTTGGACAAGGAGCAGTTATATGGGTATTTATTAGCGAAATTTTTCCAAACAGGGTGCGTGCCCGTGGACAGGCACTGGGCAGTTTTGTTCACTGGGTGATGAATGCAGTCATAGCGTGGACTTTCCCGATTTTTGCTGAAATATCAGGAGGTCATATTTTTGCCTTCTATGCGCTTTGCATGGTTGGGCAGCTTGTGTGGGTCATCTATGTAATGCCGGAAACCAAAGGCATATCCCTTGAGCAAATTCAGAAAAAATTAGGGATTAAATAA
- a CDS encoding PorV/PorQ family protein has product MRKLLFLCVFIIIIPVLTFGQIITNVTKVGTTSAPFLKIELGARAVAMGGAFVAVANDATTIYWNPAGISRLSNIEVVLNHTDWLADINFDFIGFILPLGAFGNLGVSITSLNMGENKVRTVFYPEGTGEKYGASDLAVGLSYAKNLTDRFSIGFTGKYIRQQIWHMSSSAFAADIGILYTTRFNGMKMGMSISNFGNKMRLEGKNTLINYDPDQVKYGNNDRIPANMQTDRFSLPLIFRVGVAMDVLKGDRNRMTLAVDAVHPNDNTENLNFGTEYVFNNMIFLRIGYKNLFTQDGEEGLTAGAGIKYGLPGNISLKLDFAYQDFGRLYNVHRFSLGLEL; this is encoded by the coding sequence ATGAGAAAATTATTATTCCTCTGTGTGTTTATCATAATAATCCCAGTTTTGACTTTTGGACAGATCATTACTAATGTTACCAAAGTTGGGACAACCAGTGCTCCCTTTTTGAAAATTGAACTTGGAGCTCGAGCCGTGGCCATGGGTGGAGCTTTTGTAGCTGTGGCTAACGATGCCACCACTATCTACTGGAATCCCGCCGGTATATCCAGATTGTCTAACATTGAGGTAGTCTTGAATCACACTGATTGGTTAGCCGATATAAATTTTGATTTTATCGGCTTTATATTGCCTTTGGGAGCGTTTGGAAATCTTGGGGTTAGCATCACATCTCTTAATATGGGCGAGAATAAAGTAAGGACAGTTTTTTATCCGGAAGGAACTGGTGAAAAGTATGGAGCTAGTGACCTTGCTGTTGGGCTGTCCTATGCTAAGAATCTCACTGACCGTTTCTCAATTGGCTTTACTGGTAAATATATCCGGCAACAAATATGGCACATGAGTTCATCAGCCTTTGCAGCAGATATTGGAATTCTCTATACTACCCGATTCAATGGAATGAAGATGGGTATGAGTATCTCCAATTTTGGCAATAAAATGCGGTTAGAGGGAAAAAACACATTGATAAATTACGACCCCGACCAGGTTAAATATGGCAACAATGATCGTATACCAGCTAACATGCAGACCGATAGGTTTTCCCTGCCATTGATCTTCCGAGTAGGTGTAGCAATGGACGTACTTAAGGGTGACCGCAACCGTATGACTCTTGCTGTCGATGCCGTTCATCCTAATGATAACACCGAAAATCTAAATTTTGGCACAGAATACGTTTTTAATAATATGATTTTCCTTAGGATAGGCTACAAGAATTTATTTACTCAAGATGGTGAGGAAGGTCTTACCGCAGGAGCAGGAATCAAATACGGATTACCAGGAAATATTTCTCTAAAACTCGATTTTGCCTATCAAGATTTTGGCAGGCTATACAATGTGCATAGATTTTCGTTGGGATTGGAATTATAA